In the genome of Mucisphaera calidilacus, one region contains:
- the recR gene encoding recombination mediator RecR: MPNPENDSAWTRLIDRLGRLPGIGKRSAERIAFHLIRQPPEETQTLATALNDLVTDLRVCSECGNLSEADPCAICADTKRDRTTVMVVERPSDIVAIEQLGSYRGLYHVLLGRLAPLDGIGPGEMNTEPLLERIRSSSIDEVVLATTPTLEGDGTALFLMEQLERLGVRVTRLARGMPTGSNFASVSKAVLSDAIQGRTSMNAGQ, translated from the coding sequence ATGCCCAACCCCGAAAATGACTCGGCCTGGACACGCCTGATCGACCGACTCGGCCGACTGCCCGGCATCGGCAAACGCTCGGCCGAGCGCATCGCCTTCCACCTCATCCGCCAGCCGCCCGAGGAAACCCAGACCCTCGCCACCGCCCTCAACGACCTCGTCACCGACCTCCGCGTCTGCTCCGAATGCGGCAACCTCAGCGAGGCCGACCCCTGCGCGATCTGCGCCGACACCAAACGCGACCGCACCACCGTCATGGTCGTCGAACGCCCCTCCGACATCGTCGCCATCGAGCAACTCGGCAGCTACCGCGGCCTCTACCACGTCCTGCTCGGACGCCTCGCGCCCCTCGACGGCATCGGCCCCGGCGAGATGAACACCGAGCCTCTGCTCGAACGCATCCGCTCCAGCTCCATCGACGAGGTCGTCCTCGCCACCACGCCCACCCTCGAGGGCGACGGCACCGCCCTCTTCCTCATGGAGCAGCTCGAACGCCTTGGCGTCCGGGTCACACGGCTCGCTCGCGGCATGCCCACGGGCTCAAACTTCGCCTCCGTCTCCAAGGCCGTCCTCTCCGACGCCATCCAGGGACGCACGAGCATGAACGCCGGCCAATAG
- a CDS encoding (2Fe-2S)-binding protein produces MNPDDSVCLCFRVSQRKIVNYCQREKPPVASLISECLSAGTGCGWCVPFLKSLHKQCAEGCADPDLPFSPEAYARQRLHYRTTGERPDDGQG; encoded by the coding sequence ATGAACCCGGATGATTCAGTCTGTCTCTGTTTCCGCGTGAGTCAGCGGAAGATCGTGAACTACTGCCAGCGAGAGAAGCCGCCGGTGGCGTCGTTGATCTCGGAGTGTCTCTCGGCGGGGACGGGGTGCGGGTGGTGCGTGCCGTTTCTCAAGTCGCTGCACAAGCAGTGCGCGGAGGGGTGTGCGGATCCGGACCTGCCGTTTTCGCCGGAGGCGTACGCCCGGCAGCGTCTGCACTACCGGACGACGGGCGAGCGGCCGGACGACGGTCAGGGCTGA
- a CDS encoding FmdB family zinc ribbon protein, with protein MPVYEYHCPANGKSVEVMHPMSRTVASWGELCDLGEIDPGTTPADAPVERAVTAGMIMASGNDTVSLPMGGGCACGHGGCGHH; from the coding sequence ATGCCCGTCTACGAATACCACTGCCCGGCCAACGGCAAGTCTGTTGAGGTCATGCACCCGATGTCGCGCACCGTCGCGTCGTGGGGCGAGCTCTGTGACCTCGGCGAGATCGACCCCGGCACCACGCCCGCAGATGCCCCCGTCGAACGCGCCGTCACCGCGGGCATGATCATGGCCTCGGGCAACGACACCGTCTCCCTGCCCATGGGCGGAGGGTGCGCCTGCGGCCACGGCGGCTGCGGTCACCACTGA
- a CDS encoding phosphoribosylformylglycinamidine synthase subunit PurQ, producing MTHQNRPDALIFRAPGTNCDRELAHAFERAGASPRLVHLDALISDPDALDRADLIGFPGGFSYGDDIAAGRVFADRLRRYLHQPLVNAIHRGVPIIGICNGFQVLVKAGLLPDPDADGQSVTLSHNTSGRFVDRWVGIEPVANTRCVWTQDLAQPYDLPIAHGEGRLALSDNTLQYLEANGQVALRYAEDVNGSAGRVAGLCDPTGLVLGLMPHPERCCDPLQHPQWSRLGEAHQSATPPGLTMITNAVRHAGMANV from the coding sequence ATGACCCACCAGAACCGACCCGACGCGCTGATCTTCCGCGCCCCCGGCACTAACTGCGACCGCGAGCTCGCCCACGCCTTCGAACGCGCCGGCGCCTCGCCACGCCTCGTCCACCTCGACGCCCTCATCAGCGACCCCGACGCCCTCGACAGGGCCGATCTCATCGGCTTCCCCGGCGGGTTCAGCTACGGCGACGACATCGCCGCGGGACGCGTCTTCGCCGACCGGCTCCGACGCTACCTCCACCAGCCACTCGTCAACGCCATCCACCGGGGTGTGCCCATCATCGGCATCTGCAACGGCTTCCAGGTCCTCGTCAAGGCGGGGCTCCTGCCCGATCCCGACGCCGACGGCCAGTCCGTCACCCTCTCCCACAACACCTCCGGCCGATTCGTTGACCGCTGGGTCGGCATCGAGCCCGTCGCCAACACCCGATGCGTCTGGACCCAGGACCTCGCCCAGCCTTATGACCTGCCCATCGCCCACGGCGAAGGACGGCTCGCGCTCAGCGACAACACCCTCCAGTATCTTGAGGCCAACGGCCAGGTCGCCCTGCGCTACGCAGAAGACGTCAACGGCTCCGCCGGCCGTGTCGCCGGACTCTGCGACCCCACCGGGCTCGTCCTCGGACTCATGCCCCACCCCGAACGCTGCTGTGACCCCCTCCAGCACCCGCAGTGGTCCCGCCTCGGCGAAGCGCACCAGTCCGCCACCCCTCCCGGCCTCACGATGATCACGAATGCCGTGCGGCACGCCGGCATGGCCAACGTGTAA
- the aroC gene encoding chorismate synthase, giving the protein MPGNTFGHTFRVTTAGESHGPGNIVIVDGVPPGLELSVDDLRSDLERRRPGQSKIVTQRKEPDEPEILAGVFDGRTTGTSIAILIRNTDQRSRDYTDIQDKYRPGHADFTFDAKYGFRDYRGGGRSSARETAARVAAGAIAKKLLRERCDIEILGYVKQVGDIVASIEQPEAVTLEQIEATPVRCPDPRAAESMIALIEKVRGEQDSIGGVSELVATNVPAGWGEPVFDKLKADLGKAMFSLPAVLGVEYGAGFEVARMRGTENNDRFAPDEQGSITTTTNRHGGMLGGISSGLPIILRCAIKPTSSLSQEQQTVTRSGEPTTIATKGRHDPCLLPRFAPMGEAMMALVLADHMLRQAAIR; this is encoded by the coding sequence ATGCCCGGCAACACCTTCGGCCACACATTCCGTGTCACCACCGCCGGCGAGAGCCACGGCCCCGGCAACATCGTCATCGTCGATGGCGTCCCGCCCGGCCTGGAGCTCTCCGTCGACGACCTGCGGTCCGACCTCGAACGAAGACGGCCGGGTCAGTCGAAGATCGTCACGCAGCGCAAGGAACCCGACGAGCCCGAGATCCTCGCCGGCGTCTTCGACGGCAGGACCACCGGCACCTCCATCGCCATCCTGATCCGCAACACCGATCAGCGGTCGCGCGACTACACCGACATCCAGGACAAGTACCGGCCCGGCCACGCCGACTTCACCTTCGACGCCAAGTACGGCTTCCGCGACTATCGCGGCGGCGGGCGCTCCTCGGCGCGGGAGACCGCCGCGCGTGTCGCTGCCGGCGCTATCGCCAAGAAGCTGCTGCGCGAACGCTGCGACATCGAGATCCTCGGCTACGTCAAGCAGGTCGGCGACATCGTCGCGAGCATCGAGCAACCCGAGGCCGTCACGCTCGAACAGATCGAGGCGACGCCGGTCCGCTGCCCCGATCCCCGGGCGGCCGAGTCCATGATCGCCCTGATCGAGAAGGTGCGCGGCGAACAGGACTCCATCGGCGGCGTCTCCGAGCTCGTCGCCACCAACGTCCCCGCCGGCTGGGGCGAGCCGGTCTTCGACAAGCTCAAGGCCGACCTGGGCAAGGCCATGTTCTCGCTGCCCGCGGTGCTTGGCGTCGAGTACGGCGCCGGCTTCGAGGTCGCCCGGATGCGCGGCACCGAGAACAACGACCGCTTCGCGCCCGACGAACAGGGCAGCATCACCACCACGACCAACCGACACGGGGGGATGCTCGGCGGCATCTCCTCCGGCCTGCCCATCATCCTCCGCTGCGCCATCAAGCCCACCTCTAGCCTCAGCCAGGAGCAGCAGACCGTCACACGCTCCGGCGAGCCCACGACCATCGCCACCAAGGGCCGGCACGACCCCTGCCTGCTCCCCCGCTTCGCCCCCATGGGCGAGGCTATGATGGCACTGGTCCTCGCCGATCACATGCTCCGGCAGGCCGCCATCCGCTGA
- a CDS encoding 30S ribosomal protein S1 encodes MVDRNLIASLGLEDDMAQQMIEEALGQDVAQGNMEGLLEDTIGDFKPGTILKGKIIGHAGDDFLVELGLKSEGILDKTEFESPADVEIGDVVEVLLEEVETDDGHVSISKRKADRIRGWERIIEEKDEGDTIEGRVMRKIKGGLLVDIGVPVFLPASQVDIRRPADIGIYIGQTIEAQVLKIDTERRNIVISRRKLIEERRAEQRSKLLENINEGDVVVGTVKNIADFGAFVDLGGIDGLLHITDMSWGRVNHPSDMVKIDQKLEVKILNIDYEKEKIALGLKQKEDSPWKDIEQKYPPHTRVSGEVTNIMSYGAFVKLEDGVEGLVHISEMSWTKRINHPSEMVSIGDEVDVVILDFNKDKQEISLGMKQVEVNPWELVAEKYPPGTVVEGKVRNLASYGAFVEIEPGIDGLLHVSDLSWTKKISHPNEMLKKGDEVRCVVLEVDQSKQRVALGLKQMTEDPWIEAIPSAYQPGMIVQGKVTKITNFGVFVELEDDLEGLLHISELSDHKVENPQDVVVADQDIEVKILRVDLDDRKIGLSLKRAQWTSDQEAAASQSQAPSGGQGGGGAAPAGGGLGGLGGGDHLGTDKITFGQGGAKPQE; translated from the coding sequence ATGGTGGATCGTAACCTGATCGCGTCGCTGGGCCTCGAGGACGACATGGCACAGCAGATGATCGAGGAGGCGCTGGGCCAGGATGTCGCCCAGGGCAACATGGAGGGCCTGCTTGAGGACACCATCGGTGACTTCAAGCCCGGCACCATTCTCAAGGGCAAGATCATCGGCCACGCCGGTGATGACTTCCTCGTCGAACTGGGCCTCAAGTCCGAGGGCATCCTCGACAAGACCGAGTTCGAGTCGCCGGCGGACGTCGAGATCGGCGACGTCGTCGAGGTCCTGCTCGAGGAGGTCGAGACCGACGACGGCCACGTCTCGATCTCGAAGCGCAAGGCCGACCGCATCCGCGGCTGGGAGCGCATCATCGAGGAGAAGGACGAGGGCGACACGATCGAGGGCCGCGTCATGCGGAAGATCAAGGGCGGTCTGCTCGTCGACATCGGCGTGCCGGTCTTCCTGCCCGCGTCGCAGGTCGACATCCGCCGTCCGGCGGACATCGGCATCTACATCGGCCAGACGATCGAGGCGCAGGTGCTCAAGATCGACACCGAGCGGCGCAACATCGTCATCTCGCGGCGGAAGCTGATCGAGGAGCGTCGTGCCGAGCAGCGCTCGAAGCTGCTGGAGAACATCAACGAGGGCGACGTGGTCGTCGGCACGGTCAAGAACATCGCCGACTTCGGCGCGTTCGTGGACCTCGGCGGCATCGACGGCCTGCTGCACATCACCGACATGTCGTGGGGCCGCGTGAACCACCCGTCCGACATGGTGAAGATCGACCAGAAGCTCGAGGTCAAGATCCTCAACATCGACTACGAGAAGGAAAAGATCGCGCTGGGTCTCAAGCAGAAGGAAGACTCGCCGTGGAAGGACATCGAGCAGAAGTACCCGCCGCACACGCGCGTGAGCGGCGAGGTGACGAACATCATGTCCTACGGCGCGTTCGTGAAGCTCGAGGACGGCGTCGAGGGCCTGGTGCACATCTCCGAGATGTCGTGGACCAAGCGGATCAACCATCCGTCCGAGATGGTCTCGATCGGCGACGAGGTCGACGTGGTCATCCTTGACTTCAACAAGGACAAGCAGGAGATCTCGCTCGGCATGAAGCAGGTCGAGGTCAACCCCTGGGAGCTGGTCGCCGAGAAGTACCCCCCCGGGACGGTCGTCGAGGGCAAGGTGCGGAACCTGGCCTCGTACGGCGCCTTCGTCGAGATCGAGCCGGGCATCGACGGCCTGCTGCACGTCTCCGACCTGTCGTGGACCAAGAAGATCAGCCACCCCAACGAGATGCTCAAGAAGGGCGACGAGGTCCGCTGCGTGGTCCTCGAGGTGGATCAGTCGAAGCAGCGTGTCGCGCTCGGCCTCAAGCAGATGACCGAGGACCCGTGGATCGAGGCGATCCCCAGTGCCTACCAGCCGGGTATGATCGTTCAGGGCAAGGTGACCAAGATCACCAACTTCGGCGTCTTCGTCGAGCTGGAAGACGATCTCGAGGGCCTGCTGCACATCTCCGAGCTGTCGGACCACAAGGTCGAGAACCCGCAGGACGTCGTGGTCGCCGACCAGGACATCGAGGTCAAGATCCTCCGTGTGGACCTCGACGACCGGAAGATCGGCCTGTCGCTCAAGCGTGCCCAGTGGACCTCGGATCAGGAAGCGGCGGCGTCGCAGTCGCAGGCTCCGTCCGGCGGTCAGGGTGGTGGCGGTGCGGCACCGGCCGGCGGCGGACTGGGCGGCCTGGGTGGCGGCGACCACCTCGGCACCGACAAGATCACCTTCGGGCAGGGCGGCGCAAAGCCGCAGGAGTGA
- a CDS encoding methyl-accepting chemotaxis protein, with amino-acid sequence MSLVTFLNDTERDTMGIRFKLILPLLAVTLVLGAYAGLNIWTLIGQEIDGSVINMAGRQRMLSQKMTKEALEIIHDKDAATMHGHQDDLRKTTALFDDSLTRLFQGGMITVGEKQIELPPVTSASARDALEQGRKLWDSMKPAVAVLLNPDLDPQSQQAEAALTVLDSNNLALLKLMNQAVVAMQDEARAGVYTLEYLGVAAGLIGLAVLGLSVWFVQQKFVSPIVRLNDIITNMAQGDGDLSQRARATTANDEISSLIDSFNTFAEKINNLVAAVNGASQQSYAASGEIVERTRAVVEDLRAQGLQTSQIASAAEEMSHAGREVADKVSGAQTASAESGRHARSGLDVVTETIKEMKTIAETVGRSAQSVEQLGELGQQIGELVGVINDIADQTNLLALNAAIEAARAGEHGRGFAVVADEVRKLADRTTKATDEIAGSIDAIQQGTGQAVEDMNAGKQQVQTGVERAARADDSLREIVNSNTQVDAMVADIATSSQEQCEASEDVSRSITQISEVLNHSIETATATSNGVAKVAEKSEQLSGLITRFNLHAVDRRQRDTGSPDGVERRRNVEAELKAIDQP; translated from the coding sequence ATGTCTCTGGTGACCTTCCTCAACGACACGGAAAGAGACACCATGGGCATCCGCTTCAAACTCATCCTCCCGCTCCTCGCCGTCACGCTCGTCCTCGGCGCTTACGCGGGCCTCAATATCTGGACCCTCATCGGGCAGGAGATCGACGGCTCGGTCATCAACATGGCCGGCCGCCAACGCATGCTCTCCCAGAAAATGACCAAGGAAGCCCTCGAGATCATCCACGACAAGGACGCGGCAACCATGCACGGGCATCAGGATGACCTCCGCAAGACCACCGCCCTCTTCGACGACTCACTCACACGACTCTTCCAGGGCGGCATGATCACGGTCGGCGAGAAGCAGATCGAACTCCCGCCCGTCACCTCCGCGAGCGCACGCGACGCACTCGAGCAGGGCCGCAAGCTCTGGGACTCGATGAAGCCCGCCGTCGCCGTCCTCCTCAACCCCGATCTCGACCCGCAATCACAGCAGGCCGAAGCCGCACTCACCGTCCTCGATTCCAACAACCTCGCCCTGCTCAAGCTCATGAACCAGGCCGTCGTCGCCATGCAGGACGAGGCCAGGGCGGGCGTCTACACCCTGGAGTACCTCGGCGTCGCCGCCGGCCTCATCGGGCTCGCCGTTCTCGGTCTGTCCGTCTGGTTCGTGCAGCAGAAATTCGTCAGCCCGATCGTCCGGCTCAACGACATCATCACCAACATGGCCCAGGGCGACGGCGACCTCAGCCAGCGCGCCCGGGCAACCACCGCCAACGACGAGATCAGCAGCCTCATCGACAGCTTCAACACCTTCGCCGAGAAGATCAACAACCTCGTCGCCGCCGTCAACGGCGCCTCCCAGCAGAGCTACGCCGCCTCCGGCGAGATCGTCGAACGCACCCGGGCCGTCGTCGAAGACCTCCGCGCTCAGGGCCTGCAGACCAGCCAGATCGCCAGCGCCGCCGAGGAGATGAGCCACGCCGGCCGCGAGGTCGCCGACAAGGTCAGCGGCGCCCAGACCGCCTCCGCCGAATCCGGCAGGCACGCACGCAGCGGACTCGACGTCGTCACCGAGACCATCAAAGAGATGAAGACCATCGCCGAGACCGTCGGCCGATCGGCCCAGAGCGTCGAGCAGCTCGGCGAACTCGGCCAGCAGATCGGCGAACTCGTCGGCGTCATCAACGACATCGCCGACCAGACCAACCTCCTCGCCCTCAACGCCGCCATCGAGGCCGCCCGCGCCGGAGAGCACGGCCGAGGGTTCGCCGTCGTCGCCGACGAGGTCCGCAAGCTCGCCGACCGAACCACCAAGGCCACCGACGAGATCGCCGGATCCATCGACGCCATCCAGCAGGGAACCGGTCAGGCCGTCGAGGACATGAACGCCGGCAAGCAGCAGGTCCAGACAGGCGTCGAACGCGCCGCCCGCGCCGACGACAGCCTCCGCGAGATCGTCAACAGCAACACCCAGGTCGACGCCATGGTCGCCGACATCGCCACTTCCAGTCAGGAACAGTGCGAGGCCAGCGAAGACGTCAGCCGCAGCATCACCCAGATCTCCGAAGTCCTCAACCACTCGATCGAGACCGCCACCGCGACCTCCAACGGCGTCGCCAAGGTCGCCGAGAAGTCCGAGCAGCTCTCCGGGCTCATCACACGCTTCAACCTCCACGCCGTCGACCGACGCCAACGCGACACCGGATCGCCCGATGGCGTCGAGCGACGCAGGAACGTCGAGGCAGAACTCAAGGCCATCGATCAGCCCTGA